DNA from Streptomyces rishiriensis:
GCAGCGGGTCCTCTTCGCGACCGGCCACCCCGGCGGTCTCCTCGACGTGCACCGTGCCACCGCCGCCGCCCTGCGCGCGGCCGGCTGCGAGATCGTCGTCATCCCGGAGGGGCTCCAGACGGACGAGGGATACGTCTGGCAGCTGGCCGACGTGGCGGTCCTCGAACACGGCGCCACGCTGTGGCACACCCACTCGGGCGAGCCGATGAAGGCCATCCTCACCGCGCTCGAACGCGAGGACCGGCCGCTGCCGGACCTGGTCGTCGCCGACCACGGCTGGGCGGGCTACGCCGGGCAGCACGGGGTCGACTCCGTCGGTTACGCGGACTGCAACGACCCGGCGCTGTTCCTCGCCGAGTCGGAGGGCACCGTCCAGGTGGCGGTCCCCCTCGACGACCACGTCGTCAGCCCGCGTCACTACGACGTGATGACGGCGTATCTGCTGGCGGAGGCGGGCCTGACCGCGTAGGCGCGGGAGGGGTCCCCCCGGGGAGGGCGCCGCACGCGCGGGTGCGGCGCGGGTGGTCAGCCGCCGCGGGGGGCGCGGACCACGCCCTCCTGGATCACCGAGACGGCGAGCCGTCCGTCCCGGGTGTAGATACGGGCCTGGCCGAGGCCCCGGCCCCCGTGCGCGGACGGCGACTCCTGGTCGTACAGGAGCCACTCGTCGGCGCGGAACGGGCGGTGGAACCACATCGCGTGGTCCAGGGACGCTCCCACCACGTCACCGACCGCCCAGCCGCCGCGCCCGTGCGCGAGCAGGACCGAGTCCAGGAGCGTCATGTCGGAGACGTAGGTGGCGAGGACGACGTGCAGCAGCGGGTCGTCGGCCAGCTTGCCGTTGGCGCGGAACCAGACCTGGGAGTGCGGCTCGCGCGGTGTCCCGTAACGGCCGTAGGGCGGCTCGTCGACATAGCGCAGATCGACCGCCTCGCGGGCCTCCAGAAACCTTTCGACGACCTCGGGATCGAGGTGGGCGTAGCCGCGCAGCCGTTCCTCGGAGGTCGGCAGCGTGGCCGGGTCCGGGGCGGGCGGCATGGGGGTCTGGTGGTCGAAGCCCTCCTCGTACCGCTGGAAGGAGGCGGACAGCGCGAAGATCGGCTGTCCGTGCTGGACGGCGACGACGCGGCGCGCGGTGAAGGACCGGCCGTCGTTCATCCGGTCGACCGTGTAGACGATGGGGGCGCCCGGGTCGCCCATGCGCAGGAAGTACGCGTGCAGGGAGTGGGCGAGCCGGTCCTCGGGGACCGTCCGTCCGGCGGCGACCAGTGCCTGCGCCGCGACCTGCCCGCCGAAGACGCGCGGGACGACGGCGGACCGGGACCGGCCGCGGAAGATGTTCTCCTCGATCTGCTCGAGGTCGAGCAGATCGAGGAGATCCTGTAGTGCCTGGCTCATGGCATCTAGTTGTAGCGGCCCGTAATTGCGGGCTGCTTACAGACCCATGTCCTTCGCGATGATCGTCTTCATGATCTCGCTGGTGCCGCCGTAGATGCGGTTGACACGGTTGTCCGCGTACAGGCGGGCGATCGGGTACTCGTTCATGAAGCCGTAGCCGCCGTGCAGCTGGAGGCAGCGGTCGATGACCCGGTGGGCGACCTCGGTGCAGAACAGCTTGGCGCTGGCGGCCTCGGCCGGGGTCAGCTCGCCCGCGTCCAGGGCCTCCGTGGCGCGGTCGGCGACGGCCTCGGCCGCGTCCACCTCGGCCTGGCAGGCGGCCAGCTCGAACTTGGTGTTCTGGAAGGACGCGACGGTCTGACCGAAGACGACACGGTCCTGAACGTACTGCTTGGCGAACCGGACGGCGGCCTTGGCCTGCGCGTAGGCGCCGAAGGCGATGCCCCAGCGCTCGGAGGCGAGGTTGTGGCCGAGGTAGTAGAAGCCCTTGTTCTCCTCGCCGAGCAGGTCCTCGACGGGCACCTTGACGTCGACGAACGCCAGCTCGGCGGTGTCGGAGGTCTTCAGGCCGAGCTTGTCGAGCTTGCGACCGACCGAGTAGCCCTCGGCCTTGGTGTCCACCACGAAGAGGGAGATGCCGTGACGGCGGTCCTCCTTGGTGGGCGCGGCGGTGCGGGCGCAGACAATCATGCGGTCGGCGTGCACGCCGCCGGTGATGAAGGTCTTGGCGCCGTTGAGGACGTAGTGCGTGCCGTCCTCGGAGAGCTTGGCGGTGGTCTTCATGCCCGCGAGGTCGGAGCCGGTGCCCGGCTCGGTCATCGCGATCGCCCACATCTCCTCACCGGAGACGAACTTCGGCAGGTACTTCTTCTTCTGCTCGTCGTTGGCCAGCAGCTTGATGTAGGGCAGGCCGAGCAGCACGTGCACGCCGGAGCCGCCGAAGGAGACGCCCGCGCGGGCGGTCTCCTCGTACAGCACGGCCTCGAACTTGTAGGAGTCGATGCCCGCGCCGCCGTACTCCTCGTCGACGCGGATGCCGAAGACGCCCAGCTCGGCGAGCTTGTAGTAGAAGTCGCGCGGCGCCTGGCCGGCCGCGAACCACTCGTCGTAGACGGGGACGACCTCGGCCTCGATGAAGGCCCGGAGAGTCTCCCGGAACGCCTCGTGGTCCTCGTTGAACACCGTACGGCGCACCGCCGCCACCCTTCCTTGCGCCTAAACCGGCGCCGCTCTCGCGTACCTGGTTGCTCGCCGTCGGGGTGCTCAATTGATGGTTGCGGCCCTCATTGGCTAAGCGCTTGCTCAGAGAACAACCGTACCGGCGAGTACGAAGAGCGTCCAGGGTGGGGCGGGGGTAACGCTCGTCACTCCCCGGCCGCCGCGAAGGCCCCCCTGGCCATCCGGTGCAGCAGCGCCGCCGTGGCCGCACGGCCCGGCAGGGAACCCGGTCGGCCGAGGTGCGGGGTGGAGTTCAGCAGACCGAAGACGGAGTGCACCGCCGAGCGGGCGGCCGGCTCGGCGAGGCCCGGATACACGGCGCGCAGGGCCTCCACCCACAGCTCGACGTACTGCCGCTGGAGCTGGCGGACCAGCTTGCGGTCGCTGTCACGGAGGCGGTCCAGCTCACGGTCGTGCAGGGTGATCAGGGGACGGTCGTCGAGGGCGAAGTCGATGTGGCCCTCGACGAGCGAGTCGAGGAACGCCTCGGGCGGCACGCCGTCGGCTTCCTGGAGCCGCCGTTTCGCACCGGTCAGCAGCCGGCCGCTGATGCCGACCAGAAGCTCGGCGAGCATCGCGTCCTTGCCGGGGAAGTGCCGGTAGAGCCCCGGCCCGCTGATGCCGACGGCGGCGCCTATCTCGTCCACCCCGACGCCGTGGAACCCGCGCTCGGCGAACAGCCGCGCGGCCTCCCTGAGGATCTGCTCGCGACGGGTGGGGGCGTCGGTTCTCGTGGCCATGCAGACGATTCTAGACAGGGAGGTTAGCGGTCGTTAACCTGATGGAAATGGTTAACGCTCATTAACAGTCGATCACTGGGTGAGGGGACCGCAAGGATGGAGCAGGCACCGGAGCTGACGAGCGCGGCAGATCCCGCGTCGGAGGCCTGGCGGGCCAACGAGGCGGCACACCACGCACTCGTCGACGAACTGCGCGGCAAGCTGGCCGCGGCCCGGCTGGGGGGTGGGGAGAAGGCGAGGGCGCGCCATACCGCGCGCGGGAAGCTGTTGCCGCGGGACCGGGTCGACGCCCTCCTGGACCCGGGGTCGCCCTTCCTGGAGCTCGCCCCCCTCGCCGCCGACGGCATGTACGAGGGGCAGGCACCGGCGGCCGGGGTCATCGCCGGGATCGGACGGGTCGGCGGGCGCGCCTGTGTGATCGTCGCCAACGACGCCACCGTCAAGGGCGGCACCTATTACCCCATGACGGTGAAGAAGCATCTGCGGGCCCAGGAGGTCGCCCTCGAGAACCGGCTGCCCTGCCTGTATCTCGTGGACTCGGGCGGGGCCTTCCTGCCCATGCAGGACGAGGTGTTCCCGGACCGGGAGCACTTCGGGCGGATCTTCTACAACCAGGCCAGGATGTCCGGGGCCGGGATCCCGCAGATCGCGGCGGTGCTGGGCTCGTGCACGGCCGGCGGGGCCTACGTCCCGGCCATGAGCGACGAGGCCGTCATCGTCCGCGGCCAGGGCACGATCTTCCTGGGCGGGCCCCCGCTGGTGAAGGCAGCCACCGGCGAGGTCGTCACCGCGGAGGAGCTGGGCGGCGGCGAGGTGCACGCGCGGGTGTCGGGCGTCACCGACCACCTCGCGGAGGACGACGCGCACGCGCTGCGCATCGTCCGGAACATCGTCGCCACGCTCCCCGCGCGCGGGCCCCTGCCCTGGGAGGTGCGGCAGTCCGTGGAACCCAAGGTGGATCCCTACGGGCTGTACGGCGCGGTGCCCGTCGACTCCCGCACTCCCTATGACGCGCGCGAGGTCATCGCGCGCGTGGTCGACGGCTCCCGCTTCGCGGAGTTCAAGGCCGAGTTCGGGCAGACCCTGGTCACCGGCTTCGCCCGGATCCACGGCCACCCGGTCGGCATCGTCGCCAACAACGGCATCCTGTTCTCCGAGTCCGCGCAGAAGGGCGCCCACTTCATCGAGCTGTGCGACCAGCGCGGGATCCCGCTGGTGTTCCTCCAGAACATCTCGGGGTTCATGGTCGGCCGGGACTACGAGGCCGGCGGCATCGCCAAGCACGGCGCCAAGATGGTGACGGCCGTGGCGTGCACGCGCGTGCCGAAGCTGACGGTCGTCGTGGGCGGGTCGTACGGCGCCGGGAACTACTCCATGTGCGGCCGGGCCTACTCGCCCCGCTTCCTGTGGATGTGGCCGGGCGCCAAGATCTCCGTCATGGGCGGCGAGCAGGCCGCCTCCGTGCTCGCCACCGTCAAGCGGGACCAGCTCGAGGCACGCGGCCAGGAGTGGCCCGCGGACGAGGAGGAGGCCTTCAAGGCACCCGTCCGGCAGCAGTACGAGCGCCAGGGCAACGCCTACTACGCCACCGCCCGGCTCTGGGACGACGGCGTCATCGACCCGCTGGAGACCCGGCAGGTACTGGGCCTCGCCCTGACCGCCTGTGCCCATGCGCCGCTGGGTGACCCCCAGTTCGGCGTCTTCCGGATGTGAGGAGGGGAGCATTCATGTTCGACACCGTGCTTGTGGCCAACCGGGGCGAGATCGCCGTCCGCGTCATCCGCACCCTGCGCGCGCTGGGCGTGCGCTCGGTGGCCGTCTTCTCCGACGCCGACGCGGACGCCCGGCACGTCCGGGAGGCGGACACGGCCGTGCGCATCGGTCCGCCGCCGGCGGCCGAGAGCTATCTGTCGGTGGAGCGGCTGCTGGCCGCGGCCGCCCGCACCGGCGCCCAGGCGGTCCACCCCGGCTACGGCTTCCTCGCGGAGAACGCCGGCTTCGCGCGCGCGTGCGCCGACGCCGGGCTGGTCTTCATCGGACCGTCCGCGGACGCCATCTCCCTGATGGGCGACAAGATCCGGGCCAAGGAGACCGTGCAGGCGGCCGGCGTGCCGGTCGTCCCCGGCGGCCGGGATCCCGAGCTGGCCGAGGCCGCCCGCCGGCTGGGCGCGCCCGTCCTGCTCAAGCCGTCGGCCGGCGGCGGCGGCAAGGGCATGCGGCTGGTCCGGGACCTGGCCGTGCTGGACGAGGAGATCGCCGCCGCCCGCCGCGAGGCCCGCGCCTCCTTCGGCGACGACACGCTCCTCGTCGAGCGGTGGGTGGACCGGCCCCGGCACATCGAGATCCAGGTGCTGGCCGACGGCCACGGGAACGTGGTGCACCTGGGCGAGCGCGAGTGCTCCCTCCAGCGCCGCCACCAGAAGATCGTCGAGGAGGCGCCCTCGGTCCTGCTGGACGACAGGACCCGTGCGGCCATGGGCGAGGCAGCGGTCCAGGCGGCCCGCTCGTGCGGGTACCGGGGCGCGGGCACGGTGGAGTTCATCGTGCCGGGCACCGACCCGTCGTCGTACTACTTCATGGAGATGAACACCCGCCTCCAGGTGGAGCACCCGGTCACCGAACTGGTCACCGGTCTGGACCTGGTGGAGTGGCAGCTGCGGGTGGCCGCCGGTGAACGCCTCTCCTTCGGCCAGGAGGACGTCCGGCTGACCGGGCACGCGGTCGAGGCGCGGATCTGCGCCGAGGACCCCGCGCGCGGCTTCCTGCCCTCCGGCGGGACGGTGCTCCGGCTGCGCGAACCCCAGGGCGACGGAGTGCGCACCGACTCCGGGCTGAGCGAGGGCACCGAGGTCGGCAGCCTCTACGACCCGATGCTGTCCAAGGTGATCGCCTACGGACCGGACCGGGAGACCGCGCTGCGCAGACTCCGCGCGGCCCTCGGGGAGACGGTCACCCTGGGCGTGCAGACCAACGCCGGGTTCCTGCGGCGGCTGCTGGCCCATCCGGCGGTGGTGGCGGGCGAGCTGGACACGGGCCTGGTGGAGCGGGAGGCCGCGACGCTCGTCGCGGCCGACGTACCGCAGGACGTCTACGCGGCGGCGGCGCTGCTGCGCCAGGCCGCGCTCGCCCCCGCGCCCGGCACAGGCTGGGTGGACCCCTTCGCCGCCGCGGACGGCTGGCGGCTGGGCGGCGAGCCCGCCTGGACGGCACACCACCTGCACGTGCCCGGGCACGACCCGGTGACCGTCCGCGTGCGCGGCACGGCGGACGGCACGGAGGTGCTGCCGCCCGGTGCGGACACTCCGCTGCGAGGTGCCGCGGGGCCGCTCCCGGCGCCGGGAGGAGACCCCCGGTTCGGCTGCCGGCTCGACGGCGTCGCCCGGTCCTACGCCGCGCTGCCGGACGGCACCTGGCTCGGCCGTGACGGCGACGCCTGGAACGTCCGGGACCACGACCCGGTCGCCGACTCCCTCTCCCGAGGGGCTCACGCGGGCGCCGACTCGCTCACCGCGCCCATGCCCGGCACGGTCACGGTGGTCAAGGTCGCCGTCGGCGACGAAGTGGTCGCGGGCCAGAGCCTGCTGGTCGTCGAGGCGATGAAGATGGAGCACGTCATCTCCGCCCCGCACGCCGGCACGGTCGCCGAACTGGACGTGACGCCGGGCTCGACGGTCGCCATGGACCAGGTGCTGGCCGTCATCGCCCCGGCGGACGCACCGGCAGAGGCACAGGAGGAACAGTGACGCTTCCCATGGTCGTACCGGCCGAGGGCCTGCCCGCGCGGGTGCGCATCCACGAGGTGGGCGCGCGCGACGGCCTGCAGAACGAGAAGTCGGCCGTGCCGACGGCCGTCAAGGCGGAGTTCGTCCACCGCCTCGCCGAGGCGGGCCTGACCACCATCGAGGCCACCAGCTTCGTCCACCCCGGGTGGGTGCCCCAACTCGCGGACGCCGACGAGCTGTTCCCGCTGGTGCGCGACCTCGGGGTGGACCTGCCGGTCCTCGTGCCGAACGAACGCGGACTGGACCGTGCCCTCTCCCTGGGCGCCCGCCGGGTCGCCGTCTTCGTCAGCGCCACCGAGTCCTTCGCCAAGGCCAACCTCAACCGCACGGTGGACGAGGTGATGGCGATGTCGGAGCCGGTGGTGGCCCGGGCCAAGGCGCAGGGCGTGCATGTGCGCGGCTACCTCTCCATGTGCTTCGGCGATCCGTGGGAGGGCGCGGTCCCGGTCGACCAGGTCGTCCGGGTCTGCCGCGCCCTGCTCGACCTGGGCTGCGACGAGCTGAGCCTCGGCGACACGATCGGCGTGGCCACGCCGGGCCACGTCGGGGCGCTGCTGACCGCGCTGAACGAACAGGGCGTTCCCACGGACGCGCTGGGCGTGCACTTCCACGACACCTACGGCCAGGCCCTGGCCAACACCCTCGCCGCGCTCCAGCACGGCGTCACCACCGTCGACGCCTCGGCGGGCGGTCTCGGCGGCTGCCCGTACGCCAAGTCCGCCACCGGCAATCTCGCCACCGAAGACCTCGTGTGGATGCTGCAGGGCCTCGGCATCGACACCGGGGTCGACCTCGGCCTCCTCGTCGCCACAAGCGAGTGGATGGCCGCCCGACTGGGCCGACCCAGCCCCTCCCGCACCGTCCGAGCACTCGGCACGGCACAGCCCCACAAGGAGCAGTGACCCGAAATGGACCACCGTCTCTCCCCCGAACTGGAAGAACTCCGCCGCACCGTCGAGGAGTTCGCGCACGACGTGGTCGCGCCCAAGATCGGTGACTTCTACGAGCGGCACGAGTTCCCCTACGAGATCGTCCGCGAGATGGGCCGCATGGGCCTGTTCGGGCTGCCGTTCCCGGAGGAGTACGGCGGCATGGGCGGCGACTACCTCGCCCTCGGCATCGCGCTGGAGGAACTCGCGCGCGTCGACTCGTCCGTGGCGATCACCCTGGAGGCGGGCGTCTCGCTGGGCGCCATGCCGATCCATCTCTTCGGGACGCCGGAGCAGAAGCGGGAGTGGCTGCCGCGGCTGTGCTCCGGCGAGATCCTGGGCGCCTTCGGGCTGACCGAGCCGGACGGCGGCTCCGACGCGGGCGCGACGCGTACGACGGCCCGGCTCGACCCCGAGACGGACGAGTGGGTGATCAACGGCACCAAGTGCTTCATCACCAACTCGGGCACGGACATCACGGGGCTGGTCACGGTCACCGCGGTGACCGGCCGCAAGCCGGACGGCCGGCCGCTGATCTCGGCCGTCATCGTCCCGTCCGGCACACCGGGGTTCACGGTCGCGAGCCCGTACTCGAAGGTCGGCTGGAACGCCTCCGACACCCGTGAGCTGTCCTTCTCGGACGTGCGCGTACCGGCGGCGAACCTGCTGGGCGAGGAGGGCCGCGGCTACGCGCAGTTCCTGCGGATCCTCGACGAGGGGCGCGTCGCGATCGCGGCGCTCGCGACCGGCCTCGCGCAGGGCTGCGTGGACGAATCGGTGAAGTACGCGAAGGAACGGCACGCGTTCGGCCGTCCGATCGGCGCCAACCAGGCCATCCAGTTCAAGATCGCCGACATGGAGACGAAGGCCCACACCGCCCGCCTCGCGTGGCGGGACGCGGCCTCGCGGCTGGTGACAGGCGACCCCTTCAAGAAGGAGGCGGCCCTCGCCAAGCTCTACTCGTCGACGATCGCCGTCGACAACGCCCGGGACGCCACCCAGGTGCACGGCGGCTACGGCTTCATGAACGAGTACCCGGTGGCCCGGATGTGGCGAGACTCCAAGATCCTGGAGATCGGGGAGGGCACGAGCGAGGTGCAACGGATGCTGATCGCCCGCGAGTTGGGGCTGCCCGGCTGAGTCCGCAAGCGCGAGGGGGCGCGGTGACGCCCGACGGGACACCGCACCCCCGGTGACGGGTGCGCACATCGGCCGGAACCGACCCGGCCTCTCGGGTCCTGTCACGCACGAGGTCGCCGTACCGCTCGGTCCCGGCCGGTACGGCGGCCCTTCAGGCATGCCCTGAGGCGGTCCGGCCGCTCTGCGCATCGTCGACGCGGGCTCAACTCCGGGGCCGGGCCAGCTTCCTGACACTCCATACACCTCTGACGCACAGGAGGAGCACAGAAAACGCGCAGGCGTCGAGGCGGGCGTTCCTCGACTCCGAACCGCCCTCTGGACACTAGCTGAGGTTAGGCTAACCTACATTCGAACCGTCCCCGGGTGATCCACCCCGTCCGAAAGTAGCCAGAGACATGCCCAACGCCAGAGCCGCTCGTCCCACCCGCCGTGGCATCCTCGCCGCCGGTGGCGCCCTGGGCCTCGGTGCCGCCCTCGCCGCCTGCGGGGACGACGACGCGAGCAGCAGTGGCTCCGAGTCGTCGGCGAACGCCTCGGCCAAGTCCGGTTCCTGGACCTTCAAGGACGACCGCGGCACCACGGTGAAGCTGGACGAGATCCCCGCGAACATCGTCGCCTTCACCGGCGTCGGCGCCGCCCTGTACGACTACGGCATCCAGGTCAAGGGCGTCTTCGGCCCGACCAGGACCGCCGCCGGCAAGGCCGACGTCCAGGCCGGCGACATGGACGTCACCAAGGTGACGGTCCTGGGCAACGTCTGGGACGAGTTCAACGTCGAGAAGTACGCGGCCCTCGCCCCCGACGTCCTCATCTCCACGATGTTCGACAGCGCCGGCACGCTCTGGTACGTCCCCGAGGCCTCCAAGGACAAGATCGCCAAGCTCGCTCCGAGCGTCGGCGTCTCCGTCTACGACCGTCAGCTCACCGCTCCGCTCCAGCGCATGTGGGAGCTGGCCGAGTCGCTCGGCGCCGACATGACGGCGGCGGCGGTCACCGACGCCAAGAAGAAGTTCGAGGCAGCGGCCGCCCGGCTGCGCGCCGCCGCCAAGGCCAAGCCCGAGATCAAGGTGCTGGCCGGCTCCGCGAGCGCCGAACTGTTCTACGTGTCCGGCACCAACCTCTCCATCGACCTGGAGTACTTCAAGGCCCTCGGCGTGAACTTCGTCGAGCCGCCGGAGAGCGCCAAGGCGGAGGGTGGTGGCTGGTACGAGTCGCTGAGCTGGGAGAACGTCGACAAGTACGCGGCGGACATCATCATGATGGACGACCGCTCCTCGACCATCCAGCCCGCCGACATCACCGAGGCGACCTGGAAGAAGCTGCCCGCGGTGAAGGCGGGGCAGGTCCTCTCGCGGTCGCCGGAGCCGATCCTCTCCTACGCGAAGTGTGTGCCGCTTCTCGAGAACCTCGCCGAGGTTCTCGAGAAGGCCAAGAAGGTCAGCTGACACAGCGGTGGCTTCGGCCGTGGGTGAACTGCGGGCCCGTCGTGACCGGTCGCGCAGTTCCCCGCGCCCCCGAGAGCAGGTGAGCCACCCCTCCCGACGCCTAGAGGAGCACCCCGTGACCACCGCCGTTGCCGCGCCCTTCCGCTTCTTCTCCCTCCAGGTCGTACGGACCCGGCGGGTCGGATCGTCGCTCGTCCGGGCCACCTTCGCCGGGCCGGATCTCGAGCACTTCTTCTCCGACGGCCGCGACCAGTCGCTGTCGCTGTTCCTGCCCCAGCCGGGTCAGAGCGAGCCGCGGGTGCCCTACGAGCTGGGGGACGGCTGGTGGCAGGGCTGGCGTGAACTGCCGGACGACGTGCGGGCGGTGATGCGGTCGTACACCCTGCGGGCGCTGCGCCGGGACGCACTCGGGCGCACCGCCGAGATCGACATCGACTTCGTGCTGCACACCCCGGCCGGGCCCGCCTCCGCGTGGGCCGCCGGCGCCGCCGCCGGGGACCGGGTCGTTCTGCTGGGCCCGGCCCTGGCCGACAACCGGGCGATCCGGTTCCGGCCGCCCGAGGACACCGATCTGATCGTGCTGTGGGGCGACGAGAGCGCCCTTCCCGCCATCACGTCGATCCTGGAGTCCCTGCCGGCCGGTCAGCGCGTCCGGGTCTGGCTGGAGGCGCACGACGCCGGGAACGTCCGGGAGTTGGCGACCGCGGCGGACGCCGAGATCACCTGGGTGGTCGGGGAGGGCTCGGTGGACGCGCTCCGGGAGGCCCGGCTGCCGGCCGCCGAGCGCCCGTACCTCTGGATCGCGGGCGAGTCGGGGTGCGTGAAGGCGTTGCGCCGCCACTTCGTCCGGGACCGCGGGATCGACCGGCGCCGGATCACCTTCGTCGGGTACTGGCGGCAGGGCATGAACGAGGAACAGCTCCGCGCGGCGGAGTAGAGGCCACCACCCGTGCCCCCGTGAGCAGTTGTGCGGGGGCACCGACGTGATCACGGTCACGGCAGAGGAAAGATCCCCCCGAGGAACTTAAGTTAGGCTAACCTAAGTTGAACCGAGGCTCCGTACCCCGAGCCCGTCCGCACCACCCCTCGTCCCCACCCCCCGGAGGACTTCCACCATGCGCTCGCACCTGCTCAATGACACGACCGCGGAGCAGTACCGCCGTTCCGTGACCGAAGGAGTAGAGCGGGTGGCCGCCAAAATCGCCGCCACCGAACGTCCGTTCACCGGCATCTCGGTCGACGCCCTCGCGCCCCGCATCGACGGGATCGACCTGGACAAGCCGCTGCACGACACCACGGCCGTCCTGGACGAGCTGGAGGAGGTCTACCTGCGCGACGCGGTCTACTTCCACCACCCCCGTTATCTCGCCCACCTGAACTGCCCGGTCGTCATCCCGGCCGTGCTGGGCGAAGCGGTCCTGTCGGCCGTCAACTCCTCTCTCGACACCTGGGACCAGTCGGCCGGCGGCACGCTCATCGAGCGCAAACTGATCGACTGGACGACGGCCCGGATCGGCCTCGGCCCGGCCGCCGACGGCGTGTTCACCTCCGGCGGCACCCAGTCCAACCTCCAGGCGCTGCTGCTCGCCCGCGAGGAGGCCAAGGCGGAGAACCTCGCCGAACTGCGCATCTTCGCCTCCGAGGTCAGCCACTTCAGCGTGAAGAAGTCCGCGAAACTGCTGGGCCTCGGACCCGAAGCGGTGGTGTCCATACCGGTGGACGGCGACAAGCGGATGCGGACCGTCTCGCTCGCCCACGAGCTGGAGCGGTGCAAG
Protein-coding regions in this window:
- a CDS encoding ABC transporter substrate-binding protein → MPNARAARPTRRGILAAGGALGLGAALAACGDDDASSSGSESSANASAKSGSWTFKDDRGTTVKLDEIPANIVAFTGVGAALYDYGIQVKGVFGPTRTAAGKADVQAGDMDVTKVTVLGNVWDEFNVEKYAALAPDVLISTMFDSAGTLWYVPEASKDKIAKLAPSVGVSVYDRQLTAPLQRMWELAESLGADMTAAAVTDAKKKFEAAAARLRAAAKAKPEIKVLAGSASAELFYVSGTNLSIDLEYFKALGVNFVEPPESAKAEGGGWYESLSWENVDKYAADIIMMDDRSSTIQPADITEATWKKLPAVKAGQVLSRSPEPILSYAKCVPLLENLAEVLEKAKKVS
- a CDS encoding siderophore-interacting protein: MTTAVAAPFRFFSLQVVRTRRVGSSLVRATFAGPDLEHFFSDGRDQSLSLFLPQPGQSEPRVPYELGDGWWQGWRELPDDVRAVMRSYTLRALRRDALGRTAEIDIDFVLHTPAGPASAWAAGAAAGDRVVLLGPALADNRAIRFRPPEDTDLIVLWGDESALPAITSILESLPAGQRVRVWLEAHDAGNVRELATAADAEITWVVGEGSVDALREARLPAAERPYLWIAGESGCVKALRRHFVRDRGIDRRRITFVGYWRQGMNEEQLRAAE